Proteins from one Phaenicophaeus curvirostris isolate KB17595 chromosome 16, BPBGC_Pcur_1.0, whole genome shotgun sequence genomic window:
- the CDR2 gene encoding cerebellar degeneration-related protein 2: MLADSLVEEFEIREDEPWYDQQDLQQDLHLAAELGKTLLDRNTELEESLQQMYATNQEQLQEIEYLTKQVELLRQMNDQHAKVYEQLDVTARELEDTNQKLVAESRASQQKILSLTETIENLQTHIDDLQRQVEELKKSGRGRMSHERSDQPRSMHSFSCLKELYDLRQYFVYDHVFAEKITSMDSQLSPLEEENENLKKAVTVLQAQLNVEKEKRITMEEEYSLMVKENCDLEQRLVDIDLYRARAEELEVEVAEMRQMLQSENTFHNAEKLVPESFFISFKESLERELGQSLADDGLLTVSELEKKALKRSSSETFLSSAAGGDILRGHEETCIRRAEAVKQRGISVLNEVDAQYNALKVKYEELLKKCQMDEDSLKHKAVQTLKQYSRDLNVGNTQYELSASNQEFTNVELSDSPTNALPEYKALFKEIFSCIRKTKEEIDEHRAKYKSLSSQP; encoded by the exons ATCTTCACCTTGCTGCTGAGCTTGGAAAGACGCTACTGGACCGTAACACTGAACTAGAAGAATCTTTACAGCAAATGTATGCAACAAATCAAGAACAATTACAAGAAATAGAG TACCTCACAAAGCAAGTGGAGCTCCTGCGTCAGATGAACGATCAGCATGCAAAAGTCTATGAACAGCTGGATGTGACAGCAAGAGAACTAGAAGACACTAACCAAAAACTAGTTGCGGAGAGTAGAGCTTCACAACAAAAGATACTAAG CTTGACAGAGACGATTGAAAATCTGCAAACACACATAGATGATCTGCAGCGACAAGTGGAAGAATTGAAGAAGTCTGGAAGAGGCCGGATGAGCCACGAGAGATCTGACCAGCCAAGATCAATGCATAGTTTCTCATGTTTGAAGGAGCTGTATGACCTTCGCCA GTATTTTGTTTATGATCACGTGTTTGCGGAAAAGATCACTTCGATGGATAGTCAGCTAAGTCCtctagaagaagaaaatgagaatttaaaaaaagcagttacAGTTCTGCAAGCCCAGCTTAACgtagaaaaagagaagaggataACAATGGAAGAGGAATACAGTCTTATGGTAAAAGAAAACTGTGACCTTGAACAGAGGCTTGTTGATATAGACTTATATCGGGCTCGTGCAGAGGAGTTGGAAGTGGAGGTAGCTGAAATGCGACAAATGCTTCAGTCAGAAAACACATTCCATAATGCAGAGAAGTTGGTGCCAGAatcctttttcatttcattcaaGGAGTCTTTAGAAAGGGAGCTTGGTCAGAGCCTGGCAGATGATGGACTTCTGACTGTATCGGAGCTTGAGAAGAAGGCACTGAAACGGAGCAGCAGCGAAACCTTCCTAAGCAGTGCTGCAGGGGGAGACATTCTAAGGGGCCACGAAGAAACGTGTATTAGGAGAGCTGAAGCTGTGAAGCAACGAGGGATCTCTGTACTTAATGAAGTTGACGCTCAGTATAACGCTCTGAAAGTGAAGTACGAGGAACTTTTGAAGAAGTGTCAGATGGATGAAGATTCTTTGAAACACAAGGCTGTGCAAACACTGAAGCAGTATTCCAGAGACCTGAATGTGGGGAATACCCAGTATGAGCTTTCAGCTAGCAATCAAGAATTCACAAATGTGGAGCTAAGTGACTCTCCCACAAATGCTCTTCCTGAATATAAAGCACTCTTCAAGGAAATTTTTAGCTGtatcagaaaaacaaaggaagaaatagaTGAACACAGAGCTAAGTACAAGTCCCTTTCCTCTCAGCCGTAA